Proteins from a genomic interval of Pseudomonas anuradhapurensis:
- a CDS encoding FMN-dependent NADH-azoreductase yields the protein MVERILYVCASPRGERSVSTQIAEVFLAALAERKAVQIDRLDPWECELPEVDGALLAAKYARLVDTPLSAAQAAAWEQIEALAERFHQAHTLVFSVPLWNFGIPYKLKHLIDAISHKDVLFTFDEHGLNGMLGGRRAVAIYSRGLGYGPGSQTPEQGFGLEKPFIDTWFRFVGINQVHSVVVEQTLGPVGASVRTAAIEAATLLAQNIDQEAARTVIVGRNG from the coding sequence TTGCGCATCACCGCGTGGAGAGCGCTCCGTCTCCACACAGATTGCCGAAGTGTTCCTGGCGGCGTTAGCAGAGCGCAAAGCCGTGCAAATTGACCGCCTTGATCCCTGGGAATGCGAACTTCCCGAAGTGGATGGCGCGTTACTCGCGGCAAAATATGCAAGGCTTGTCGACACCCCACTGTCTGCCGCTCAAGCCGCGGCATGGGAGCAGATCGAGGCACTCGCTGAACGGTTCCACCAGGCTCATACCTTGGTGTTCAGCGTGCCGCTGTGGAATTTCGGCATTCCGTACAAGCTCAAGCATCTGATCGACGCCATTTCGCACAAAGACGTCTTGTTCACCTTCGATGAGCACGGGTTGAACGGCATGCTGGGTGGACGTCGGGCTGTTGCAATCTACTCTCGCGGACTGGGGTATGGCCCCGGCTCACAGACCCCCGAGCAAGGCTTTGGCCTGGAAAAACCCTTCATCGACACATGGTTTCGCTTCGTCGGTATAAACCAGGTGCACAGTGTCGTCGTCGAACAGACGCTTGGCCCTGTAGGGGCCAGCGTCCGTACAGCCGCCATCGAAGCCGCTACCTTGCTGGCGCAGAACATTGATCAGGAAGCGGCCCGGACGGTCATCGTGGGCCGCAACGGCTGA
- a CDS encoding haloacid dehalogenase-like hydrolase, with protein sequence MKFAPKAVAAALSLLFSIETFATELKHWPAEAAKQLDSLIAANANKGNYAVFDMDNTSYRYDLEEALLPFLENKGLLTRDKLDPSLKLMPFKDTADHKESLFSYYYRLCEVDDMVCYPWVAQVFSGFTLQELKVQVDEMMASGKPIPSTYYEGDQVKTIEVQPPKVFKGQTELYNKLMENGIEVYVISAASEELVRMVASDPKYGYNVKPENVIGVSLLLKDRASGQLTTARKQITAGHYDAKANAGLELTPYLWTPATWMAGKHAAILTYIDEWKKPVLVGGDTPTSDGYMQFHGVDVDKGGIHLWINRKAKYMDQINGMIARNAAAQAKEGLPVTADKNWVVVTPEQIQ encoded by the coding sequence ATGAAATTTGCTCCGAAAGCTGTCGCTGCCGCCCTGTCCCTGCTGTTCAGTATCGAAACCTTCGCCACCGAGCTCAAACACTGGCCGGCCGAGGCCGCCAAGCAGCTCGACAGCCTGATCGCCGCCAATGCCAACAAGGGTAACTACGCGGTGTTCGACATGGACAACACCAGCTACCGTTACGACCTCGAAGAGGCCTTGCTGCCATTCCTGGAGAACAAAGGCCTGCTGACCCGCGACAAGCTCGACCCCTCGTTGAAGCTGATGCCATTCAAGGACACCGCCGACCACAAGGAAAGCCTGTTCAGCTATTACTACCGGCTGTGCGAAGTCGACGACATGGTCTGCTACCCGTGGGTAGCCCAGGTGTTCTCGGGCTTCACCCTGCAGGAGCTGAAGGTGCAGGTGGATGAGATGATGGCCTCCGGCAAGCCGATCCCCAGCACCTACTACGAAGGCGACCAGGTCAAGACCATCGAGGTGCAGCCGCCCAAAGTCTTCAAGGGCCAGACCGAGCTGTACAACAAGCTGATGGAGAACGGTATCGAGGTCTACGTGATTTCCGCTGCCTCCGAGGAGCTGGTGCGCATGGTCGCGTCCGACCCCAAGTATGGCTACAACGTGAAGCCGGAGAATGTGATTGGTGTGAGCCTGCTGCTGAAGGACCGTGCCAGCGGCCAGCTGACCACTGCCCGCAAGCAGATCACTGCCGGGCACTACGATGCCAAGGCCAACGCCGGGCTGGAACTGACCCCGTATCTGTGGACCCCGGCCACCTGGATGGCCGGCAAGCACGCGGCCATCCTGACCTATATCGATGAGTGGAAGAAGCCGGTACTGGTCGGCGGTGATACGCCAACCAGCGACGGCTACATGCAGTTCCATGGCGTGGACGTAGACAAGGGCGGTATCCACCTGTGGATCAACCGCAAGGCCAAGTACATGGACCAAATCAACGGGATGATTGCCAGGAATGCGGCGGCACAGGCCAAGGAAGGCTTGCCGGTGACGGCGGACAAGAACTGGGTGGTCGTGACGCCGGAGCAGATTCAGTAA
- a CDS encoding L-cystine transporter — protein MNLPLSLNLLAFLALLLGLAQTRRTDWSLARKVLLGLVLGVVFGLALHTLYGAGHPVLKATISWLDLVGNGYVGLLQMIVMPLIFASILSAVARLHNASSLGRISVLSIGTLLLTTAIAALIGIVLTNLFGLSAEGLVAGAQESARMQVIHSDYAGKVADLNIPQLLLSFIPSNPVGDLARAKPTSIISVVIFAVFLGLAALQLIKDDAEKGQRVLSAVDILQAWVMRLVRVVMKLTPYGVLALMAKVVASSNLQDIVKLGSFVVVSYLGLGLMFMVHGVILAASGVNPLRFLRKVWPVLTFAFTSRSSAASIPLNIEAQTRRLGVPQSIASFSASFGTTIGQNGCAGLYPAMLAVMVAPAVGIDTFDPLWIATLVAIVTLSSAGVAGVGGGATFAALIVLPAMGLPVELVALLISVEPLIDMGRTALNVNGSMTAGVVTSQLLKETDKQVLAGDEHAELSHT, from the coding sequence ATGAACCTGCCGCTGTCCCTTAATCTGCTGGCGTTCCTGGCCTTGTTGCTGGGCCTGGCACAAACCCGCCGCACCGACTGGAGCCTGGCCAGGAAAGTCCTGCTGGGCCTGGTGCTGGGCGTGGTTTTCGGGCTGGCCCTGCACACGTTGTATGGCGCAGGCCACCCGGTGCTCAAGGCCACCATCAGCTGGCTTGACTTGGTCGGCAACGGCTATGTCGGCCTGTTGCAGATGATCGTCATGCCGCTGATCTTCGCCTCGATCCTCAGCGCCGTGGCGCGCCTGCACAATGCCTCGTCGCTGGGCCGCATCAGCGTGCTGAGCATTGGCACCCTGCTGCTGACCACTGCCATCGCGGCATTGATCGGCATCGTCCTGACCAACCTGTTCGGCCTCAGCGCCGAAGGCCTGGTGGCTGGCGCCCAGGAAAGTGCACGCATGCAGGTCATCCACAGTGACTATGCCGGCAAGGTCGCCGACCTCAACATCCCGCAACTGCTGCTGTCGTTCATCCCCAGCAACCCGGTGGGTGACCTGGCACGGGCGAAACCGACCTCGATCATCAGCGTGGTGATCTTTGCCGTATTCCTCGGTCTGGCCGCGTTGCAGCTGATCAAGGACGATGCCGAGAAAGGCCAGCGCGTGCTGTCGGCCGTCGACATCCTGCAGGCCTGGGTGATGCGCCTGGTGCGGGTAGTGATGAAGCTGACCCCGTATGGCGTGCTGGCGTTGATGGCCAAGGTGGTGGCCAGCTCGAACCTGCAAGACATCGTCAAGCTGGGCAGCTTCGTGGTGGTGTCGTACCTGGGCCTGGGGCTGATGTTCATGGTGCACGGCGTTATCCTCGCCGCCAGCGGTGTGAACCCGCTGCGTTTCCTGCGCAAGGTGTGGCCAGTGCTGACCTTCGCCTTCACCAGCCGTTCCAGCGCCGCCAGCATTCCGCTGAACATCGAAGCGCAAACTCGGCGCCTGGGCGTGCCGCAGTCGATTGCCAGTTTCAGCGCCTCGTTCGGCACCACCATCGGCCAGAACGGCTGCGCCGGCCTCTACCCTGCCATGTTGGCGGTGATGGTGGCGCCTGCGGTGGGCATCGATACTTTCGACCCGCTGTGGATCGCCACCTTGGTGGCCATCGTTACCCTGAGTTCGGCAGGCGTTGCCGGTGTAGGTGGTGGCGCGACGTTCGCCGCATTGATCGTGCTTCCGGCCATGGGCTTGCCGGTGGAGTTGGTGGCGTTGCTGATTTCGGTAGAGCCGCTGATCGACATGGGGCGCACGGCGTTGAACGTGAATGGTTCGATGACCGCGGGCGTGGTGACCAGCCAGCTGTTGAAAGAGACCGACAAACAAGTGCTGGCTGGCGATGAACATGCCGAGCTGAGCCATACCTGA
- a CDS encoding dihydrofolate reductase — MNTSLPLSLIAAHAENRVIGIDNSMPWHLPGDFKYFKATTLGKPIIMGRKTWDSLGRPLPGRLNIVVSRQAGLELAGAEVFGSLEQALVRAEQWARENGVDELMLIGGAQLYAQALEKGLVSRMYLTRVDLAPEGDAWFPEFDQGHWRLVSSEAQAEEGKPGYHFEVWDKV; from the coding sequence ATGAATACATCACTCCCCCTCAGCCTGATCGCGGCGCATGCCGAAAACCGCGTGATCGGCATCGACAATTCCATGCCCTGGCATTTGCCGGGGGATTTCAAGTACTTCAAGGCCACCACCCTGGGCAAGCCGATCATCATGGGGCGCAAGACCTGGGATTCCCTGGGGCGGCCGCTGCCCGGGCGCTTGAACATCGTGGTCAGCCGCCAGGCAGGGCTGGAGCTGGCCGGTGCCGAGGTGTTTGGCTCGCTGGAACAGGCCCTGGTCCGCGCCGAGCAGTGGGCGCGTGAGAACGGTGTCGATGAATTGATGCTGATTGGTGGGGCGCAGCTGTATGCGCAGGCGCTGGAGAAGGGGCTGGTCAGCCGGATGTACCTGACACGGGTGGATTTGGCGCCGGAAGGGGATGCCTGGTTCCCCGAGTTTGATCAGGGGCACTGGCGGCTGGTGTCGAGCGAGGCACAGGCAGAGGAAGGCAAGCCTGGGTATCATTTTGAGGTTTGGGACAAGGTTTGA